Part of the bacterium genome is shown below.
GGTTCGGCGGCGGGTCCGGGGTGCGGGACCTGTCCCTCCTTGAGGGGGCGGCCGGGCGCGGCCTGATGCGGCTCCTCTACGAGGACGACCTGGTCGGCGCGATCTGCGCGATCGGGGAGGGGGTGATCCGGTCCCACCCGATGGTGGACGGGAACAAGCGGGCCGGGTTCGCGGTGATCACGGTCGGGCTCGCCCTGAACGGGATGCGCCTCG
Proteins encoded:
- a CDS encoding type II toxin-antitoxin system death-on-curing family toxin; translation: MQHARFGGGSGVRDLSLLEGAAGRGLMRLLYEDDLVGAICAIGEGVIRSHPMVDGNKRAGFAVITVGLALNGMRL